A single region of the Halanaerobiales bacterium genome encodes:
- a CDS encoding XTP/dITP diphosphatase, with translation MEKLLIASTNKGKIKEVRAQLKDFNFEIIGLDNFPELMNIKEDGETFSENALKKARVSAKKTNLITLADDSGLEVDYLNGKPGIYSARFSGKNATDEENNKKLLKELEDVEKEKRTARFRCVMAIYDPHNDYHKTVDGNCEGRILKTPRGENGFGYDPLFFVESKGKTMAELAPEIKNKISHRANALEKMKKIIKEEFCS, from the coding sequence ATGGAAAAACTACTAATTGCAAGTACCAACAAAGGTAAAATTAAAGAAGTTAGAGCTCAACTTAAAGACTTTAATTTTGAAATTATTGGACTGGATAATTTTCCAGAATTAATGAATATAAAAGAAGATGGTGAAACTTTTTCCGAAAATGCACTAAAAAAGGCCAGAGTTAGTGCTAAGAAAACTAATTTAATTACTTTAGCCGATGATTCAGGTTTGGAAGTGGATTATCTTAATGGAAAACCTGGGATTTATTCTGCAAGATTTTCTGGTAAAAATGCAACTGATGAAGAGAATAACAAAAAGCTATTAAAAGAATTAGAAGATGTGGAAAAAGAAAAGAGAACTGCCAGATTCAGATGTGTAATGGCAATTTATGATCCGCACAATGATTACCATAAAACAGTTGATGGTAATTGTGAAGGAAGAATTCTTAAGACCCCTCGTGGTGAGAATGGCTTTGGTTATGATCCTCTCTTCTTTGTAGAAAGCAAAGGGAAAACTATGGCTGAATTAGCTCCAGAAATAAAGAATAAAATAAGCCATCGAGCTAATGCTTTGGAAAAAATGAAAAAGATAATAAAAGAGGAATTTTGCTCTTGA
- the rph gene encoding ribonuclease PH — protein MSYKRKRNEDELREVNITRNYTKFAEGSVLMETGDTKVICTVSVEDGVPYFLRGKGQGWLTAEYSLLPASTPSRSIRASSKGKVSGRTKEIQRLIGRSLRAIIDLDKIGERTLWVDCDVIQADGGTRTASVTGAYVALVDAVNYMIDKNIVDESPLTDYLAAVSSGIVNGEPILDLCYEEDFAAQVDMNVVMTGKGEVVEVQGTAEEDPFTRDEMTKLLDLAEKGINDLIEKQKMSLKEVNA, from the coding sequence ATGTCATATAAAAGAAAAAGAAATGAAGATGAGTTACGTGAAGTTAATATAACTAGAAATTATACTAAATTTGCTGAAGGGTCTGTTTTAATGGAAACTGGTGATACAAAAGTTATTTGTACTGTATCTGTGGAAGATGGGGTACCATATTTTTTAAGAGGTAAAGGTCAGGGTTGGTTGACAGCTGAATATTCTTTACTTCCTGCTTCTACACCTTCCAGATCTATTAGAGCTTCATCTAAAGGTAAAGTTAGTGGTCGAACAAAGGAAATTCAACGTTTAATTGGACGCTCACTTAGAGCAATTATTGATTTAGATAAAATAGGTGAAAGAACACTCTGGGTTGATTGTGATGTTATTCAGGCTGATGGTGGTACAAGAACAGCTTCTGTAACAGGAGCTTATGTAGCTTTAGTAGATGCAGTAAATTATATGATTGATAAAAATATTGTGGATGAATCACCACTTACTGATTATTTAGCTGCTGTTAGTTCAGGAATTGTAAATGGAGAACCAATTTTGGATTTATGTTATGAAGAGGATTTTGCTGCTCAGGTTGATATGAATGTAGTTATGACCGGAAAAGGTGAAGTAGTAGAGGTGCAGGGTACAGCTGAAGAAGATCCTTTTACTAGAGATGAAATGACAAAATTGCTTGACTTAGCAGAAAAAGGGATTAATGATTTAATAGAAAAACAAAAAATGAGTTTAAAGGAAGTTAATGCCTAA
- a CDS encoding alanine-tRNA synthetase second additional domain-containing protein, producing the protein MTTESFAHSVYYAPRGKNRLTVLGDHIAQTHLRANDKLIGMIGEAGAGKSLIIRGMFPGLILTNDDEGINIRPLPLLSDYKDGEYTTHAYHVDVRFETAFNQPWEIAKAIKDAIKKGRRVIVEHYDLIADHLDTFPELLIGIGEEVLVTRPGVFGPSSEEIKKIVFESIKYRRMAHTAEDLTAFSIEKRGYMRPPLHSDVKSGFVLQFENKPDFSIEKIEEEVKIMIEKNLEVKYIDEQHIQIGDYKYVCTGPRIHMKRTGDIKDFHLLSEFKIEPKTGFYLLAGLVGEERSQFELSKL; encoded by the coding sequence ATGACTACCGAAAGTTTTGCACATTCTGTTTATTATGCTCCAAGGGGAAAAAATCGTCTTACAGTTCTAGGTGACCATATTGCTCAAACTCATCTTAGAGCAAATGACAAATTGATTGGAATGATTGGTGAGGCAGGAGCAGGTAAATCTTTGATAATTAGAGGTATGTTTCCAGGTTTAATACTGACAAATGATGATGAAGGAATTAATATTAGACCACTACCTCTTTTGAGTGATTATAAAGATGGAGAATATACAACTCATGCCTATCATGTAGATGTTCGTTTTGAAACAGCATTCAATCAACCCTGGGAGATAGCTAAAGCTATAAAAGATGCAATTAAAAAAGGAAGAAGAGTTATTGTTGAACATTATGATTTAATAGCTGATCATTTAGATACTTTTCCTGAACTTCTAATTGGAATAGGGGAAGAAGTTTTGGTTACAAGGCCTGGAGTTTTTGGTCCCAGTTCAGAAGAAATCAAAAAAATTGTTTTTGAATCTATAAAATATAGAAGAATGGCGCACACAGCAGAAGATCTGACAGCATTTTCTATTGAAAAAAGGGGTTATATGAGACCTCCCTTACATAGTGATGTGAAAAGTGGTTTTGTACTTCAATTTGAAAACAAGCCAGATTTTTCTATAGAAAAAATTGAAGAAGAAGTTAAAATAATGATCGAAAAAAATCTTGAAGTTAAATATATTGATGAGCAACATATTCAAATTGGAGATTATAAATATGTTTGTACCGGTCCCAGAATTCACATGAAAAGAACCGGTGATATCAAAGATTTTCATTTACTTTCAGAATTTAAAATAGAACCTAAAACAGGTTTTTATCTATTAGCTGGTTTAGTTGGGGAAGAAAGAAGTCAATTTGAATTAAGTAAATTATAA